A single genomic interval of Eurosta solidaginis isolate ZX-2024a chromosome 3, ASM4086904v1, whole genome shotgun sequence harbors:
- the LOC137246360 gene encoding uncharacterized protein, whose protein sequence is MIVNNTYSCACSVQCCRKMFWKSAKKEPKNSNGYSTALVHQDPRTKVRTASAATETTNTTERNATIFDNLRNKVTQQTVRQTVTHQQTARVTEISIRRTPTKEELDELLNVSGANATFFKSSTPWSKQETTVTQINGQSETSFVQQQHTKLNQRSTTTNTATKGAEKSRSTTKVFAGSESRTKVPNYTDSFGIISPLRALAPPSTPAVVSSAPLSHTTLTTYNTPLTKYNANQNGSMNNSYSAGSTTRKVAASPTWSKTATGASNDFSTSGTAPTNAKTTTISTLTTSNYVSPYANRIRGPLATSYTYAQSKPAGTLITTMSETHARADANPTATSKQIKTNQPPIEIMVKPLPQLKYHTRLTETSTKPQNTIGMISGIKSKLRPGYAVIFNSVDFADKERFEKRDGSDYDAKIIRETLEQYKLKVDTIKNPTVKKIKDFVKSLTKKDYTHYSCLIIAILSHGSLHDSIAASDGEYNVDDTMLYPLLDIPSLKEKPKIFIIQACKGALVPGEYKKDASVARGSPSEILKCYSTFEGYVSYRTEKGSPFVQALCEEIKLKGQNTDIEQLMKNAIESVKIRTRSNQIPCMTTNLTKPFVFGNYV, encoded by the exons TCAGTgcagtgctgcagaaaaatgttTTGGAAAAGTGCAAAAAAGGAACCGAAAAACTCGAATGGATATTCAACTGCATTGGTGCATCAGGATCCACGCACGAAAGTACGCACTGCCAGCGCAGCAACGGAGACAACAAACACTACGGAACGAAATGCAACAATTTTTGATAATCTAAGAAATAAAGTGACACAGCAGACAGTAAGGCAAACGGTGACGCATCAACAAACAGCGAGGGTTACAGAAATTTCTATACGACGTACACCAACGAAGGAAGAATTGGATGAATTACTAAATGTAAGTGGAGCTAATGCAACATTTTTCAAATCATCAACACCTTGGAGTAAACAAGAGACAACAGTGACACAAATAAATGGACAGTCGGAAACTTCTttcgtacaacaacaacatacgaaATTGAATCAAAGaagcacaacaacaaacaccgcaACTAAGGGTGCAGAAAAATCAAGATCGACAACAAAAGTGTTTGCAGGTAGTGAGTCGCGCACCAAAGTTCCCAATTACACCGACAGCTTTGGCATAATCTCACCTCTTCGCGCATTGGCGCCTCCTAGTACACCGGCAGTTGTGAGTAGTGCGCCTTTAAGTCATACAACACTTACTACATATAACACTCCACTTACAAAATACAATGCCAATCAAAATGGCAGCATGAACAATAGCTACAGTGCTGGCAGTACGACTAGAAAAGTCGCTGCAAGTCCTACTTGGAGTAAAACTGCAACCGGCGCTTCTAATGATTTCTCAACTAGTGGTACAGCGCCTACTAACGCGAAAACAACAACGATATCAACACTCACAACTTCAAATTATGTCTCACCCTATGCGAATCGTATACGTGGACCATTGGCTACGAGTTACACGTATGCGCAAAGCAAACCCGCAGGCACATTGATTACAACAATGTCTGAGACTCATGCTAGAGCAGATGCGAATCCCACAGCAAcaagcaaacaaataaaaacaaaccagCCGCCTATAGAAATAATGGTTAAACCGTTGCCGCAGCTTAAATATCACACTCGTTTGACTGAGACTTCGACTAAACCTCAAAACACGATTGGCATGATTAGTGGCATTAAATCTAAGCTCAGACCTGGCTATGCTGTGATCTTCAATTCAGTCGACTTTGCCGATAAGGAACGTTTTGAGAAGCGTGACGGTAGTGACTATGATGCGAAGATCATACGTGAGACACTGGAGCAATATAAGCTTAAAGTAGACACCATTAAGAATCCGACTGTGAAAAAGATAAAAGATTTTGTGAAATCGT TAACAAAAAAGGACTACACTCATTACTCTTGTCTCATAATTGCCATACTAAGTCATGGTAGTTTACATGACTCGATCGCTGCCAGCGATGGGGAATATAATGTCGATGACACCATGCTATACCCATTATTGGATATACCAAGTTTAAAGGAGAAACCGAAAATATTCATTATACAGGCATGTAAGGGTGCGCTTGTACCCGGTGAATATAAGAAGGATGCTTCAGTGGCACGTGGATCTCCAAGTGAAATACTCAAATGTTATAGTACATTTGAAg GTTATGTTTCGTATCGTACGGAAAAAGGTAGTCCATTTGTCCAGGCTTTATGCGAGGAAATAAAGCTTAAAGGACAAAATACCGATATTGAGCAGCTAATGAAGAATGCCATTGAATCTGTGAAGATTCGTACACG GTCAAATCAGATTCCATGCATGACAACTAATCTTACAAAACCATTCGTGTTTGGAAATTAtgtttaa